A segment of the Synechococcus sp. MEDNS5 genome:
GGTGGGACGTCATCGCCAGGACCGGTCTGAGGCGATCATGGCGTGCAGTGATCCGAGGCGGTGTGACGGGAATCGGTTTCGGAACCTGGGCCTGGGGGAATCAGCTGCTCTGGGGATACAACCCTGACCTTGACGACTTGATTCTGGAGTCGACGTTCCAGCAAGCGGTTGCAGGGGGGCTTTGTCTGGTCGACACCGCTGATTCCTATGGAACCGGAGTCCTCAATGGCCGCAGTGAGGAACTGCTGGGGCACTTCCTCACTGCGATGAAGCCAGAGGACCGCGCCCAGCTCACCGTGGCCACCAAACTGGCCCCTTTCCCCTGGCGACTCGGACGGCGCGGGCTGGTGAAGGCATTTCTCGCCAGCCAGCGGCGACTGCAAGGCTGTATGGATCGGGTCCAGTTGCACTGGAGCACGGCCCGTTATGCCCCCTGGCAAGAGCGTCCCCTTCTCGATGGGTTGGCAGATCTTGTGGAGCAGGGAGCTGTCAGGGAGATCGGCGTGTCCAATGTCGGTCCTCGTCGCCTCACCCTCTTGCATCGTTATCTCAAGGACCGTGGAATCCCGCTCACCAGCATCCAGGTTCAGTTCTCCCTACTGGCCCCCAAGCCGCGTCTCCCTGGAGGTGTCCTGGAGATCAGCAGGGATCTCGGGGTTGAAGTGCTTGCCTACAGCCCCCTCGCTCTTGGTGTTCTCGCCAGGGAGCCAGGTTGGACTCCCCAGGGGCTGACGTTGTTGCGACGTGGATTGTTCCTTCGTCTGCTGCCGGCATCGGAGTCCTTGCGCCAGACCATGGTTTCGATCGCCGAAGCCCGAGGGGTTACACAGGTGCAGGTGGCTCTGAACTGGTGCCGATCCCATGGCGCTTGTCCGATCCCTGGGTTGAGACGACCCAGCCAGGTGATCGATGCCCAGCAGGCACTGTTGTGGTCGCTGTCGGCCGATGAACGAATGCGCTTGGACGAGACCAGCGCCGCGATGTCGGTGAGGATGCCTGAAAATCCGTTTCAGAGTGCCTGATCGGTCGGTTCAGGATCAGGACTCACCACGACCGGCAGGGATGCGTTCGAGGAAGGCAAGGAGACCACTTTGAGGTCAGGTTTGGGAGGGGCGACCTGGGATTCAGCCGATTGTTCACAGGCGGAGAGGGCTTCCTGCAGCAGTGAATCAAACGTGGCGCCAGGCAGGCGGTGCCTGGCGATCTCCAGGAATGTGCGGGGGAGCGACTCAGCTGCTGCGCTGCGGACGGCTGGGTTGTCTTTCCGTTGCTGTTGCTCCTCCTCGATGGCTCTGAGGAAGCGATGGGTGACGTCCCGCTTCGTGCAGGCTTTGATCAGGGTGTCCCTGTCTCCCTGAAGGGTCTCGAGCTCCGCGATCCGTCGCTCCAGGCTGACCAAAACTTCAGATGCCTCTTTGCTGATGTTGGCTAGCTGGCCATCCGACAGGAAGGGCATGTCAGCAACGAAAACCTTCCCGTGATCTTTCAGTGCCAGAAAGGTCGGTCGTGGTCCACCTTGGCGGTGCATTGTCTGCCTGTCATGACCATTAAGAGCTGGTCGGCGTGGTGGAGTGGGTCCTGCCGAAGTACGGCGCCGGGTTGTGCGCTGAGGTCTTTCAAAGGGCATTGGTATTAAGACGTATTTGACGTCGCGTCGATCGGTTCAAGCCCGATCTGTCTGTGTTGACAATAACGAGTTAAGCGAGGGTTGGTGCTTCACATCACATTGGATGTGACAACGGATCTCGCTGTGTTCATCAGGCGGGTAGTCCGAGCACCGGCGCCTCCTGTGGCCCAGTGGCTGGGATCACCTGGCCGATCACCCAGCTCTCAAAACCGCTGTCTTTGCAGAGGGTTCGAGTGCCAGCCACCTCCGACTCCGGAAGGATCAGGCAGTAACCGATCCCCAGGTTGAAGGTGTGCCAAAGGTCCCGTTCCTGAAGATCCCCTTGGGTTTTCAACCAATTGAAGAGCTCTGGGCGCGGCCAGCTGTTCTGATCAACACTGGCTCTCAATCCTTCCGGTAAAGCGCGGGGCAGGTTCTCAGGAATCCCGCCTCCTGTGATGTGAGCCATGGCGTGAATGGGAGTGCCTGCCGCCAGAAGAGTTCTGATGAGGGATCCATAGAGATGGGTGGGTTTCAGCAGTGCGTCAATCACGCCTGTTTGTTCCGGCCCGAAACGGGAGACGGCCCCTGCATCGCAGCGCTCCAGAATCTTGCGAACCAGGCTGAATCCGTTGCTGTGAACGCCGCTACTGGCAATTCCCAGGATGGAATCGCCGGCTTGTACACGGTGGCCATCAATCAGGTTGTCCTCCTCCACCACGGCAACACAAAAACCTGCAAGGTCATAACGGCCTTGTGGGTAGAAGCCAGGCATCTCCGCCGTTTCTCCCCCCAGCAGGGCACACCCGCTTTGGCGGCAACCATCGGCAATACCCTCCACGACCTCAGCCATGGCGTCCGGGCTCAGAGCCCCTGTGGCCATGTAGTCGAGAAAGAACAGTGGTTCGGCGCCGCTGGTGATCACGTCGTTGACACACATGGCAACGAGATCAAGTCCCACGTTGTGGTGGCTGTTGTGTTCCTGAGCGAGCTCCAGTTTGGTGCCGACTCCGTCTGTTCCGGATACGAGGAGTGGCTTGCGCAGGCCCTCAGGCAACCGAATCAGGCCTCCAAAGCCGCCGAGCCCACCCACGACTTCGGGGCGATGGGTGGCCTCCACGCTGGTTCGGATCCGGTCCACAAAGGCCCTGCCGGCTTCCACGTCGACACCGGCGGATCGGTAGTCCATCAATTGGTTGGGAACTGATGCGATCCTCCCTCCTCGTGGGGCACGCCGGGGGCTTAGCCGGCTGTGCCGATCAAGGCATCGACCTGGCCTCGATCAGCTTTGCTTGTAAGGGCCATAGCCCTGGCTGATCTTTGTGGTCTGCTCATTGCGCTTCGGAAGCCTGTGACGGCGAGGGATAGCAGCGCTGTCGCGAAGGTCCTCTTCTCGGATTCCAAGACCGCGGTGGAGACCAGTGAAGGGTGGGTATTTATACGGTTGCTTCATCTAAAAGCGGCTGCTGTCACCGAGCAATTCAGCGTTTCCCCGATATGCAACGTCATTGGTTCCTTACAGCCCTCATCACGGGCATTGCCGCGTCAGGGGCTGCGCTGTATCCGGTGATTGCCAGAGACCTCGAGGGGTTCGACTTCGTCGACCCCCTCGACCTTGTTCTTCCTGCTGAAGAAGCCACTGCTGTGGAACCAACTCCAGCCAGCCTTGAGTTGGAGACCTCCCTCGCCGAGCCGGTTGCTCCTGAACCGGTCGCTCCTGCAGAACCGCCCAAGTCAGTGGGACCTGTCGTTGTCTCCACGCATTCCGGCGAGGCCAGCTGGTACGGGCCTGGGTTTTACGGAAATCGCACAGCCAGTGGAGAAGTCTTCCGCCCCGGCACCATGACGGCGGCTCATCGCTCACTTCCATTTGGAACCAAGGTGCGGGTGACCAATCTTTGGAACGGCCGCAAAGCTGTGGTGCGCATTAACGACCGCGGACCATTCGTCGGCCATCGCGTGATTGATTTGGGCCATGGTGCGGCCAGGCATCTCGGGCTCACGTCAAGCGGTGTGGCCCAGGTGAAGCTCGAGGTTCTGCGCTGAGCCTTCAGATCCTCAGGACGGCTTCGGAGTTTCGCTCCTGGCGTTTGGCCTGCCAGGCCCCCATTGCCTTTGTTCCCACCATGGGGGGGCTTCACCAGGGGCATGCCCGTTTGATCGGCGCGGCGGTGAAGGACCAAGGCTCGATGGGCCCCGTCCTGGTCAGCACATTCATCAATCCATTGCAGTTCGGAGTGGATGAAGACTTCGATCGTTATCCACGCACCTTTGAGGCTGACTGCACGCTCACCGAACAAGCGGGAGCGAAAGCATTGTGGTCTCCGGATGAGAGGCAGGTGTACCCCTATGGCGACAGTGAGGGATGGCGCCTACAGGCGCCTGCCCGCCTGACGGCCCATCTCTGTGGTCCCTGGCGCCCAGGCCATTTTGATGGTGTCGTCACGGTCGTGATGCGGTTGCTGGGGTTGGTGCGTCCCTGTCAACTTTGGTTGGGTGAAAAGGACTGGCAGCAACTCACGATCCTGCGGCATCTGGTCAACGACTTCGGCCTGACCGTGAGGGTGAGAGGGTGTGCCACCGTCAGGGAGTCCGATGGGTTGGCTGCCAGTTCCCGCAACCGTTATCTGAGCGTTGCGGAGCGAACCAAGGCCTCTGTATTCAGTTCGGCGCTGTGCTCCGCCGCTCGTGCTTGTTCCAGAGGCCTCGTTGATGGGGCTTTCGAGCATGCCGCTTTGCACCAGCAATTCAGGGAGGCGGGCCTTGAGGTGGAGTATGTAGAGACCGTGGATCCCGTCACGCTTCAGCCCGCGCCGCCCGGTCGTTCGATTCGACTGCTGGCTGCGTCGGTCCGTTGTGGCGCAACCCGCCTGATCGATCACGTTTTCGTTATGACCCGTTCGCCCATCGTCGCCATCGACGGTCCTGCTGGCGCTGGCAAAAGCACGGTGACCCGTGCGTTTGCAGAACGGATGGGACTTCTGTACCTCGATACCGGAGCCATGTATCGAGCCGTCACCTGGTGGGTGCAGAAGAACGGCGCCGATCCCAGCAGTGCTCCAGCGGTGGAAGCCTTGCTCGAGGAGCTGGAGGTGGATCTATCACCGTTGAAGGATGGTGTGCAGACCGTTCGCGTGAATGGTCGTGACATCACCGATGCGATCCGCGATCCCGAGGTCACAGGCTCGGTGTCGCTGGTGGCTGCGCATCCCTGCGTCCGAGCCTTGCTCACGCGGCAGCAGCAGCGGCTTGGGGAGCGAGGTGGCCTTGTGGCCGAAGGCCGGGACATCGGCACCGCCGTGTTCCCCGATGCTGATGTAAAGGTGTTTCTGACCGCGTCCCCTGAAGAACGAGCCCGGCGTCGGGCCAAGGATCTTGAGGCACGGGGGCACGCCGTGCCCGAGCTCTCTGAGCTGGAAGCTCAGATCGTGGAGCGGGACCGTTTGGACAGCACCCGTGAGGTGGCTCCACTGGTCCAGGCGGACGATGCCACTGAATTGATCACCGATGGGATGTCGATCGAAGCTGTGATTGATGCACTCGAGGATTTGTTTCGCTTCCGGGTTGCTGAGGAGGTCTGGCCTACGCCGGAGGGCTGAGTTCTTCGAGCAAAGCCTCACAGGCATCCTCGAGAAGATCGAGCACGTGCTCAAAGCCTGCGTCGCCTCCGTAATACGGATCTGGAACCTCGGCTTCGCTGTAGCGGCGGCCGTAGCTGAGCATCGGTTGAATGCGCGCCGTGGCCCTCGCGCCGGCTTCCCGAGCAAGACCGTTCACGGCATTGAGATTGTCCTGATCCATCGTCAGCACTAGATCGAACGTTTCAAGATCGTTCAGATCGATCTGCCGGGCTCGGCTGGGCAGCTGTATGCCACGGCGATTGGCCGCGGCCTGCATGCGTCGGTCGGCAGGATTTCCCACATGCCAGCTGCCTGTTCCGGCGGAATCCACGACGAACTGATCCTCGAGCCCACGCGTCTTGATGAGGTGGAGAAACACTCCTTCTGCAGCGGGGGATCGGCAGATGTTGCCGAGACAGACGAACAACAGCTTCTGAGTCATTCGAGGTTCAGGCGTTGCAGGGCCAGCTCGGCCCGATGGCGCACCACCCTGGCATCCTCAGCATCGGAAGCCAGGTTTTGCAACATGGCGACGGCCTGATCGGCGATGGAGGGATCAACAGCCGCATTGCTTAGGCGCTG
Coding sequences within it:
- a CDS encoding low molecular weight protein-tyrosine-phosphatase, translating into MTQKLLFVCLGNICRSPAAEGVFLHLIKTRGLEDQFVVDSAGTGSWHVGNPADRRMQAAANRRGIQLPSRARQIDLNDLETFDLVLTMDQDNLNAVNGLAREAGARATARIQPMLSYGRRYSEAEVPDPYYGGDAGFEHVLDLLEDACEALLEELSPPA
- a CDS encoding bifunctional pantoate--beta-alanine ligase/(d)CMP kinase gives rise to the protein MACQAPIAFVPTMGGLHQGHARLIGAAVKDQGSMGPVLVSTFINPLQFGVDEDFDRYPRTFEADCTLTEQAGAKALWSPDERQVYPYGDSEGWRLQAPARLTAHLCGPWRPGHFDGVVTVVMRLLGLVRPCQLWLGEKDWQQLTILRHLVNDFGLTVRVRGCATVRESDGLAASSRNRYLSVAERTKASVFSSALCSAARACSRGLVDGAFEHAALHQQFREAGLEVEYVETVDPVTLQPAPPGRSIRLLAASVRCGATRLIDHVFVMTRSPIVAIDGPAGAGKSTVTRAFAERMGLLYLDTGAMYRAVTWWVQKNGADPSSAPAVEALLEELEVDLSPLKDGVQTVRVNGRDITDAIRDPEVTGSVSLVAAHPCVRALLTRQQQRLGERGGLVAEGRDIGTAVFPDADVKVFLTASPEERARRRAKDLEARGHAVPELSELEAQIVERDRLDSTREVAPLVQADDATELITDGMSIEAVIDALEDLFRFRVAEEVWPTPEG
- the purM gene encoding phosphoribosylformylglycinamidine cyclo-ligase, translated to MDYRSAGVDVEAGRAFVDRIRTSVEATHRPEVVGGLGGFGGLIRLPEGLRKPLLVSGTDGVGTKLELAQEHNSHHNVGLDLVAMCVNDVITSGAEPLFFLDYMATGALSPDAMAEVVEGIADGCRQSGCALLGGETAEMPGFYPQGRYDLAGFCVAVVEEDNLIDGHRVQAGDSILGIASSGVHSNGFSLVRKILERCDAGAVSRFGPEQTGVIDALLKPTHLYGSLIRTLLAAGTPIHAMAHITGGGIPENLPRALPEGLRASVDQNSWPRPELFNWLKTQGDLQERDLWHTFNLGIGYCLILPESEVAGTRTLCKDSGFESWVIGQVIPATGPQEAPVLGLPA
- a CDS encoding septal ring lytic transglycosylase RlpA family protein, producing MQRHWFLTALITGIAASGAALYPVIARDLEGFDFVDPLDLVLPAEEATAVEPTPASLELETSLAEPVAPEPVAPAEPPKSVGPVVVSTHSGEASWYGPGFYGNRTASGEVFRPGTMTAAHRSLPFGTKVRVTNLWNGRKAVVRINDRGPFVGHRVIDLGHGAARHLGLTSSGVAQVKLEVLR
- a CDS encoding aldo/keto reductase, producing the protein MTGIGFGTWAWGNQLLWGYNPDLDDLILESTFQQAVAGGLCLVDTADSYGTGVLNGRSEELLGHFLTAMKPEDRAQLTVATKLAPFPWRLGRRGLVKAFLASQRRLQGCMDRVQLHWSTARYAPWQERPLLDGLADLVEQGAVREIGVSNVGPRRLTLLHRYLKDRGIPLTSIQVQFSLLAPKPRLPGGVLEISRDLGVEVLAYSPLALGVLAREPGWTPQGLTLLRRGLFLRLLPASESLRQTMVSIAEARGVTQVQVALNWCRSHGACPIPGLRRPSQVIDAQQALLWSLSADERMRLDETSAAMSVRMPENPFQSA
- a CDS encoding histidine phosphotransferase; translation: MPFERPQRTTRRRTSAGPTPPRRPALNGHDRQTMHRQGGPRPTFLALKDHGKVFVADMPFLSDGQLANISKEASEVLVSLERRIAELETLQGDRDTLIKACTKRDVTHRFLRAIEEEQQQRKDNPAVRSAAAESLPRTFLEIARHRLPGATFDSLLQEALSACEQSAESQVAPPKPDLKVVSLPSSNASLPVVVSPDPEPTDQAL